One window from the genome of Lysobacter helvus encodes:
- a CDS encoding phosphotransferase, translating into MCLWDSVTHWDAQRIVLQAFGHRDPAHPLRSDSRLRAVHLCEYGAQAMAVHGGLLARERGGVAPPGMLVALRNVVLHVARIDELPGAIECEAEALVASDTAQQYRFAIHHAGTLLAEGRAAVMLQPGSPA; encoded by the coding sequence ATGTGCCTGTGGGATTCGGTCACGCACTGGGATGCGCAGCGCATCGTGCTGCAAGCCTTCGGGCATCGCGATCCGGCGCATCCTTTGCGCAGCGACAGCCGCCTGCGCGCGGTGCACCTGTGCGAATACGGCGCGCAGGCGATGGCGGTGCACGGCGGACTGCTGGCACGCGAACGGGGTGGCGTCGCGCCACCGGGAATGCTGGTCGCGTTGCGGAATGTCGTGCTGCATGTCGCGCGCATCGACGAACTGCCGGGCGCCATCGAATGCGAAGCCGAGGCGCTGGTCGCCAGCGACACCGCGCAGCAGTATCGTTTCGCCATCCACCACGCCGGCACGCTGCTCGCCGAAGGGCGCGCGGCGGTGATGCTGCAACCCGGGAGCCCCGCATGA
- a CDS encoding NAD(P)/FAD-dependent oxidoreductase produces MTPRADVVILGGGLAGLTLAIQLRQRDPSTAVTVLERRNHPVREAAFKVGESTVEIGAHYFSHVLGFREHLETKQLRKFGFRFFFSEGRNDVDDCTELGVSELLPTPSWQLDRGRFENFLGEQARALGVAFVDGATVRTIDLAEGEADHRVTYQHDGETHEIASRWVVDAAGRASLLKRKLDLAQANDHDANAVWWRVDGYIEPQQWSTDAEWLARCNPPARWRSTNHMCGPGYWFWLIPLASNAHSLGIVCDAKMHPLDTMNTHAKAMDWLREHQPAMAEAIDKPEHTLQDFLFFRHFSYGCKQVFSGDRWALTGEAGLFLDPFYSPGSDFIAMSNTFICDLIGKDRAGQNFTAYAPIYEQLYVSFYENTLTLYQDQYPIFGDAQVMPLKVIWDYTYYWALLAPLFFGERLTSIPLLGRLRDAFLQGRDLNLSMQALLRTWYERNAAPVEARPDGRFLNQWSIDWFHEMNRALNDPLDDAAFEARLRDNVVRMRWLAAEMLREARIDHADIDDHGLDALLAPYAEADADAPRSLAPAWYARSVRALHRDVEAEALAP; encoded by the coding sequence ATGACCCCGCGCGCCGACGTCGTCATCCTTGGAGGTGGCCTCGCCGGCCTGACGCTTGCGATCCAGCTGCGGCAACGTGATCCGTCCACCGCGGTCACGGTGCTCGAGCGACGCAACCACCCCGTGCGCGAGGCCGCGTTCAAGGTGGGCGAATCCACGGTCGAGATCGGCGCGCATTATTTCTCGCACGTGCTCGGGTTCCGCGAGCATCTTGAAACGAAGCAGCTGCGCAAGTTCGGCTTCCGCTTCTTCTTCAGCGAAGGGCGCAACGACGTCGACGATTGCACGGAACTCGGTGTCAGCGAATTGCTGCCCACGCCGTCGTGGCAGCTCGACCGCGGGCGCTTCGAGAATTTCCTCGGCGAACAGGCGCGCGCGCTCGGCGTCGCGTTCGTCGACGGCGCAACGGTGCGCACCATCGACCTCGCCGAAGGCGAAGCCGACCACCGCGTCACCTACCAGCACGACGGCGAGACGCACGAGATCGCGTCGCGCTGGGTCGTGGATGCCGCGGGCCGCGCGAGCCTGCTCAAGCGCAAGCTCGACCTCGCCCAGGCCAACGACCACGACGCCAACGCCGTGTGGTGGCGCGTGGATGGCTACATCGAACCGCAGCAGTGGTCGACCGACGCCGAATGGCTGGCGCGTTGCAACCCGCCCGCGCGCTGGCGTTCGACCAACCACATGTGCGGGCCGGGCTACTGGTTCTGGCTGATCCCGCTGGCGTCGAACGCGCATTCGCTCGGCATCGTGTGCGACGCGAAGATGCATCCGCTCGACACGATGAACACGCATGCCAAAGCGATGGACTGGTTGCGCGAGCACCAGCCGGCGATGGCCGAGGCGATCGACAAGCCGGAACACACGCTGCAGGACTTCCTGTTCTTCCGCCACTTCTCGTACGGCTGCAAGCAGGTGTTCTCCGGCGACCGCTGGGCGCTGACGGGCGAGGCCGGGCTGTTCCTGGATCCGTTCTATTCGCCGGGCAGCGACTTCATCGCGATGAGCAACACCTTCATCTGCGACCTGATCGGCAAGGATCGCGCGGGCCAGAACTTCACCGCCTACGCGCCGATCTACGAGCAGCTGTACGTGTCGTTCTACGAAAACACGCTCACGCTCTACCAGGACCAGTACCCGATCTTCGGCGACGCGCAAGTCATGCCGTTGAAGGTGATCTGGGACTACACGTATTACTGGGCGCTGCTGGCGCCGCTGTTCTTCGGCGAGCGGCTCACGTCGATCCCGTTGCTCGGCCGCCTGCGCGATGCCTTCCTGCAGGGCCGCGACCTCAACCTGTCCATGCAGGCGCTGCTGCGCACGTGGTACGAGCGCAACGCCGCGCCGGTCGAAGCACGCCCCGACGGACGCTTCCTCAACCAGTGGTCGATCGACTGGTTCCATGAAATGAACCGCGCGTTGAACGATCCGCTGGACGACGCCGCCTTCGAAGCGCGCCTGCGCGACAACGTGGTGCGCATGCGGTGGCTGGCGGCGGAGATGCTGCGCGAGGCGCGCATCGACCATGCGGACATCGACGACCACGGGCTCGATGCGTTGCTCGCGCCCTATGCCGAAGCGGACGCGGACGCGCCGCGTTCGCTGGCGCCGGCGTGGTATGCGCGCTCGGTGCGGGCGTTGCATCGGGATGTCGAAGCCGAGGCGCTCGCTCCATGA
- a CDS encoding MMPL family transporter, whose protein sequence is MTEPAADPSPPALRPRTRLALALLWLALLAVAGWWIAGQLELSGDLRRFMPSARTPAQKLLIDELGEGPGSRLLLVSLSGADAETLAAQSRALHARLARDPKFALVANGEGGLESFPERLRPYRYLLSPTLDAHRFDASYLREQLQARVEDLGSPAAALIEPLVPSDPTLETLALAEAWEPANAPQRLHGVWFDHDGREALLAIQTRAAGFDPTGQQVAVDTIRNAYAQARGKTHGAILLSGPGAFSVDIGGRTQHEAGWIGMVDSIGLLLLLFVAYRNWKIPLLGALPLASAGLAGLGAVALLFEGVHGITVAFGFTLIGVAQDYPIHFFSHQRTGVAPWASVRALWPTLATGVASTCIAYLTFFVSGVEGLEQLAVFTIAGLATAALATRFLLPALVDPDLRDPAASPRLESLRAWIARVPQPRWSLLVLGVIGIAIAAFAPGPFWQNDLSKLTPVPTDALARDAHLRTELGAPDVRYVIAVQGSDIESVLQRTERVAARLETARAQGGVLDGFDHPARYLPSQRTQRQRQARLPDAATLRSTLDAAVAESPLRADVFEPFLADVAAARNAKPLVPKDLAGTPLQVRVDSLLLQRPDHATALVSLNGLLAPDAVARIAAAEGAQLLDLKQASESLVVAYRERVLWALGLAALLLAATVWIALRTPSRVWRVLAPMALSTVLILAALRAVGVELTLFHLVALILAAGLGLDYALFFEHAGDDREEQLRTLHALIVCSLMTLLVFALLAWSSIPVLRAIGTTVALGVLSNFVLGLLIARHPHKEPA, encoded by the coding sequence ATGACGGAGCCCGCTGCGGATCCATCGCCGCCGGCCTTGCGCCCGCGCACGCGGCTTGCGCTCGCGTTGTTGTGGCTCGCGTTGCTCGCCGTCGCGGGCTGGTGGATCGCGGGACAGCTCGAGCTCAGCGGCGACCTGCGCCGTTTCATGCCGAGCGCACGCACGCCCGCGCAGAAACTGCTGATCGACGAACTCGGCGAAGGCCCGGGCTCGCGCCTGTTGTTGGTGTCGCTGTCGGGCGCGGATGCGGAAACCCTCGCCGCGCAATCGCGCGCGCTGCATGCGCGCCTCGCGCGCGACCCGAAGTTCGCGCTGGTCGCCAACGGCGAAGGCGGGCTCGAAAGCTTCCCGGAACGCCTGCGTCCGTATCGTTACCTGTTGTCGCCGACGCTCGATGCGCATCGCTTCGACGCCTCCTACCTGCGCGAACAATTGCAGGCGCGCGTCGAAGACCTCGGTTCGCCTGCCGCAGCGCTCATCGAACCGCTGGTCCCGAGCGATCCGACGCTGGAGACCCTGGCGCTTGCCGAAGCGTGGGAACCGGCGAACGCACCGCAACGCCTGCACGGCGTGTGGTTCGACCACGACGGCCGCGAAGCGCTGCTTGCGATCCAGACGCGCGCGGCGGGGTTCGATCCTACCGGGCAGCAGGTGGCCGTCGACACGATCCGCAACGCGTATGCGCAGGCACGCGGCAAGACGCATGGCGCGATCCTGCTGAGCGGCCCGGGCGCGTTCTCGGTCGACATCGGCGGCCGCACGCAGCACGAAGCGGGTTGGATCGGCATGGTCGATTCGATCGGCCTGCTGTTGCTGCTGTTCGTGGCGTACCGCAACTGGAAGATCCCGCTGCTCGGCGCCTTGCCGCTGGCGAGCGCGGGGCTGGCGGGCCTTGGTGCGGTCGCGCTGCTGTTCGAAGGCGTGCATGGCATCACCGTCGCGTTCGGCTTCACGCTGATCGGCGTCGCGCAGGATTACCCGATCCATTTCTTCAGCCACCAGCGCACGGGCGTGGCGCCGTGGGCGAGCGTGCGCGCGTTGTGGCCCACGCTGGCGACGGGCGTGGCATCGACCTGCATCGCGTACCTGACGTTCTTCGTGTCGGGCGTGGAAGGGCTGGAGCAACTCGCGGTGTTTACCATCGCGGGGCTGGCCACGGCCGCGCTCGCGACGCGCTTCCTGTTGCCCGCGCTGGTCGATCCGGACCTGCGCGACCCCGCCGCATCGCCACGCCTCGAAAGCCTGCGCGCCTGGATCGCGCGCGTACCGCAACCGCGTTGGTCGCTGCTGGTCCTCGGCGTCATCGGGATCGCCATCGCCGCCTTCGCGCCGGGCCCGTTCTGGCAGAACGATCTGTCGAAGCTCACGCCGGTGCCAACCGATGCGCTCGCCCGCGATGCGCACCTGCGCACCGAACTCGGCGCGCCCGACGTGCGCTACGTGATCGCGGTACAGGGCAGTGACATCGAATCGGTGCTGCAACGCACGGAGCGCGTCGCGGCACGCCTCGAAACGGCGCGCGCGCAGGGCGGCGTGCTCGATGGCTTCGATCATCCCGCGCGTTACCTGCCGAGCCAGCGCACGCAACGCCAGCGCCAGGCGCGCTTGCCCGATGCGGCCACGCTGCGCAGCACGCTGGATGCCGCGGTCGCGGAATCGCCGTTGCGCGCCGATGTGTTCGAACCGTTCCTCGCCGACGTCGCCGCCGCGCGCAACGCGAAGCCGCTGGTGCCGAAGGATCTCGCCGGCACGCCGTTGCAGGTGCGCGTCGACAGCCTGTTGTTGCAGCGCCCCGACCACGCGACCGCGCTCGTGTCGTTGAACGGCCTGCTGGCACCGGACGCCGTCGCGCGCATCGCGGCCGCGGAAGGCGCGCAATTGCTCGACCTCAAGCAGGCATCGGAATCGTTGGTCGTCGCCTATCGCGAACGCGTGCTGTGGGCGCTCGGCCTGGCGGCGCTGCTGCTTGCTGCGACCGTGTGGATCGCGTTGCGCACGCCGAGCCGCGTGTGGCGCGTGCTCGCGCCGATGGCGCTGAGCACCGTGCTGATCCTGGCCGCATTGCGCGCGGTGGGCGTGGAGCTGACGTTGTTCCACCTCGTCGCGCTGATCCTGGCGGCGGGCCTGGGCCTGGACTACGCGTTGTTCTTCGAGCACGCCGGCGACGATCGCGAGGAGCAGCTGCGCACGCTGCATGCGCTGATCGTCTGCAGCCTCATGACGCTGCTCGTGTTCGCGCTGCTGGCGTGGTCGTCGATCCCGGTGCTGCGCGCCATCGGCACCACGGTGGCGCTGGGCGTGCTGTCCAACTTCGTGCTGGGCCTGCTGATCGCGCGGCATCCGCACAAGGAGCCCGCGTGA
- a CDS encoding beta-ketoacyl-[acyl-carrier-protein] synthase family protein: MPPLAIRHYTATTALGPGRDALLAGLRERRGGLRRNDFGNDRLDCWIGRVDGLEDAALPLEFSDAECRNNRLAWLALQQDGMFGAVQAAKAKYGASRIAVVLGTSTSSIGATEEAYARLEPGDDGQPAFPRDLRQPMVHTPHSLGAFVQRATGLTGPCVTVATACSSSAKVFAQAARLIHAGLADAALVGGVDTLCGSVLFGFNALGLVSQAPCKPFDATRDGLSLGEAGGYALLERAGDDDALTLRGYGESSDAHHMSAPHPEGLGARLAMSQALARAGIDAADVGYLNLHGTATPANDTVEAQAVARLFPDTLHASSTKGWTGHTLGAAGIVESVIAMLALQHGLLPGILNSAERDAACGAQIRFDNAERPIRYAMNNSFGFGGNNCSLVFAA; this comes from the coding sequence ATCCCGCCGCTGGCGATCCGCCACTACACGGCGACCACCGCCCTCGGCCCCGGCCGCGATGCCCTGCTCGCAGGTTTGCGCGAACGTCGCGGCGGCCTGCGCCGCAACGACTTCGGGAACGACCGGCTGGATTGCTGGATCGGCCGCGTCGACGGGCTGGAAGACGCGGCACTGCCGCTTGAATTCAGCGATGCCGAATGCCGCAACAACCGCCTTGCGTGGCTCGCGCTGCAACAGGACGGGATGTTCGGCGCCGTCCAGGCCGCGAAGGCGAAGTACGGCGCCTCCCGCATCGCGGTCGTGCTGGGGACCTCCACGTCCAGCATCGGCGCGACAGAAGAAGCGTACGCACGCCTGGAACCGGGCGACGACGGCCAACCCGCCTTCCCGCGCGACCTGCGCCAGCCGATGGTCCACACGCCGCATTCGCTGGGCGCGTTCGTGCAGCGCGCCACCGGATTGACGGGCCCGTGCGTGACGGTCGCCACCGCGTGTTCGTCGAGCGCGAAAGTCTTCGCGCAGGCCGCGCGGCTGATCCATGCAGGACTCGCGGACGCCGCCCTCGTGGGCGGCGTCGACACGTTGTGCGGCAGCGTGCTGTTCGGGTTCAACGCGCTGGGCCTGGTGTCGCAGGCGCCGTGCAAGCCGTTCGATGCGACGCGCGACGGACTGTCGCTGGGCGAAGCCGGCGGTTACGCCTTGCTCGAACGCGCCGGCGACGACGACGCGCTCACCCTGCGCGGCTACGGCGAATCCAGCGACGCGCACCACATGTCCGCGCCGCATCCCGAAGGCCTGGGCGCGCGCCTGGCGATGTCGCAGGCCCTCGCGCGCGCGGGCATCGACGCCGCCGACGTCGGTTATCTCAACCTGCACGGCACCGCCACGCCCGCCAACGACACCGTCGAAGCGCAGGCCGTCGCGCGCCTGTTCCCCGACACGCTGCATGCCAGCTCGACGAAGGGCTGGACCGGACACACGCTCGGTGCGGCGGGCATCGTGGAATCGGTGATCGCGATGCTGGCGCTGCAGCACGGCCTGCTGCCGGGCATCCTCAACAGCGCCGAACGCGATGCCGCGTGCGGCGCGCAGATCCGTTTCGACAACGCCGAGCGCCCCATCCGGTACGCAATGAACAATTCCTTCGGCTTCGGCGGCAACAACTGCTCGCTGGTGTTCGCCGCATGA
- a CDS encoding beta-ketoacyl synthase chain length factor, translating to MSALTATIEGIGFWSNGLPDWDSARAFVRTGTLPDAAPARPSPELLAPNERRRAPETVAVALDVALAACTRAGRAPADLPSVFASTHGDLGITDYMSATLVDNPRSVSPTRFHNSVHNAAAGYWTIGAGCTQATTAISAYAASFAEGLVEALVQLDAGEDAMLLVGYDGAATGPLASVAKTSGLLGGALVLSRAPRNDAPRLRVEILEGNAPVATGRLAMHAGRNAMAPMLPLFDALASGESVATLHAGPGRMLRITLTQGATMAAPEAAGVAHA from the coding sequence ATGAGTGCACTGACCGCCACCATCGAAGGCATCGGCTTCTGGTCCAACGGCCTGCCCGACTGGGACAGTGCACGCGCCTTCGTGCGTACCGGCACGTTGCCGGACGCCGCGCCCGCGCGTCCGTCGCCGGAACTGCTCGCGCCCAACGAACGCCGCCGCGCCCCGGAAACCGTCGCCGTCGCCCTCGACGTCGCGCTCGCCGCGTGCACGCGCGCCGGCCGTGCGCCGGCCGACCTGCCGTCGGTGTTCGCATCCACGCACGGCGACCTCGGCATCACCGATTACATGAGCGCCACGCTGGTGGACAACCCGCGGTCCGTGTCGCCCACGCGCTTCCACAACTCCGTGCACAACGCCGCGGCCGGTTACTGGACGATCGGCGCCGGCTGCACGCAGGCGACCACCGCGATCAGCGCGTACGCGGCGAGTTTCGCCGAAGGCCTGGTCGAAGCCCTGGTGCAACTCGATGCGGGCGAAGACGCGATGTTGCTGGTCGGCTACGACGGCGCCGCCACCGGGCCGCTCGCCTCCGTCGCGAAGACCAGCGGCTTGCTGGGCGGCGCCCTGGTGCTGTCGCGCGCGCCGCGCAACGATGCGCCGCGACTGCGCGTCGAAATCCTCGAAGGCAACGCGCCCGTCGCGACCGGGCGCCTGGCGATGCACGCCGGCCGCAACGCAATGGCGCCCATGCTGCCGTTGTTCGACGCGCTGGCCAGCGGTGAATCCGTTGCAACCCTGCACGCCGGCCCCGGCCGCATGCTGCGCATCACGCTGACGCAGGGCGCGACGATGGCTGCGCCCGAAGCCGCGGGAGTCGCCCATGCGTGA
- a CDS encoding glycosyltransferase family 2 protein — MRDAAALAQRTCVVIPALNEQLRIREVVEGALAQCPNVIVIDDGSDDGTSDRIADLPIILLRHEERQGKGHSLREGFAEAMRRGFDGVLTMDGDGQHLAEDLPRLLDAAVRFPGALVIGSRLRKRSQQPLYRRLANEFGDWGISIGCGYQISDTQSGQRYYPANVCALDDVPGEDFVFEAQILMSASRKLGTRVVSVPIESRYQSPEVGALRKSHFRPLRDLWRITSHVTRHILSYGQLRADWRNTRAHPPVIHDPTGEFAPPPPSLHQASFQERS; from the coding sequence ATGCGTGACGCCGCTGCCCTCGCGCAACGCACGTGCGTCGTGATCCCGGCGCTCAACGAACAGTTGCGCATCCGCGAAGTCGTGGAAGGCGCGCTCGCGCAATGCCCCAATGTCATCGTGATCGACGACGGCTCCGACGACGGCACGTCCGACCGCATCGCCGACCTGCCGATCATTCTCTTGCGACACGAAGAACGCCAGGGCAAGGGCCACTCGCTGCGCGAAGGCTTCGCCGAAGCGATGCGCCGCGGGTTCGACGGCGTGCTCACGATGGACGGCGATGGCCAGCACCTCGCGGAAGACCTGCCGCGGTTGCTCGACGCCGCCGTGCGTTTCCCGGGCGCGCTGGTGATTGGTTCGCGGTTGCGCAAGCGCAGCCAGCAGCCGTTGTATCGCCGATTGGCGAACGAGTTCGGCGACTGGGGCATCTCGATCGGCTGCGGTTACCAGATCTCCGACACGCAGAGCGGCCAGCGCTATTACCCCGCCAACGTGTGCGCGCTCGACGACGTGCCCGGCGAAGACTTCGTGTTCGAAGCGCAGATCCTGATGTCCGCCTCGCGCAAGCTCGGCACGCGCGTGGTGTCGGTGCCGATCGAGTCGCGCTACCAGAGCCCGGAAGTCGGCGCGCTCCGCAAGAGTCATTTCCGGCCGCTGCGCGACCTGTGGCGCATCACCTCGCACGTGACGCGGCACATTCTGAGTTATGGCCAGTTGCGCGCGGACTGGCGCAACACGCGGGCGCATCCGCCCGTCATCCACGATCCGACGGGCGAATTCGCACCGCCGCCCCCTTCGCTGCACCAGGCCTCCTTCCAGGAACGCTCATGA
- a CDS encoding YdcF family protein, protein MPTRIAHRLRLAADLDVLQTGLVALAACVLSAGLVYLGYFLHVLRVARRAPCTPERGECVLLFGKHAPRGRIDADFDARLERAAALWRERPPADFILLGGGAPDEPTEAEVARSALLARGVSDAASLRMEAESRDTLQNLRNARSLLPNNGARRVTLLSNRYHLARCALFARQLGYDWELCAAEPRLPMGPSTLWRIAAEAYFVCWTDLGTRWARLIGSQRMLARVT, encoded by the coding sequence ATGCCCACCCGCATCGCCCATCGCCTGCGCCTCGCCGCCGACCTCGATGTCCTGCAGACCGGGCTCGTGGCGCTGGCCGCGTGCGTGCTCAGCGCGGGGCTGGTGTACCTCGGGTATTTCCTGCACGTGCTGCGCGTGGCCCGCCGCGCACCGTGCACGCCGGAACGCGGCGAATGCGTGTTGCTGTTCGGCAAGCACGCGCCGCGCGGGCGCATCGATGCGGATTTCGACGCGCGCCTGGAGCGCGCGGCTGCCCTGTGGCGCGAGCGCCCGCCGGCCGACTTCATCCTGCTCGGTGGCGGCGCGCCTGACGAACCCACCGAAGCCGAAGTCGCGCGCTCGGCCCTGCTCGCGCGCGGCGTGTCCGATGCCGCATCGCTGCGCATGGAAGCCGAATCGCGCGACACCCTGCAGAACCTGCGCAATGCCCGCAGCCTGTTGCCGAACAACGGCGCACGCCGCGTGACCTTGTTGAGCAACCGCTACCACCTGGCGCGTTGCGCCCTGTTCGCCCGCCAGCTCGGCTACGACTGGGAGTTGTGCGCCGCCGAACCGCGCCTGCCGATGGGCCCGTCCACGTTGTGGCGCATCGCCGCCGAAGCGTATTTCGTCTGCTGGACCGACCTCGGCACCCGCTGGGCGCGCCTGATCGGCAGCCAGCGCATGCTCGCCCGGGTGACCTGA
- a CDS encoding cation:proton antiporter encodes MSHSLLLLQLVVILATARLCGLLLRFLGQPAVIGEMAAGLVLGPIVFGAIAPDLHAQLFSKASLGGLSSLSTLGLVLFMFIVGAELRAPDGVRAQVRAAGLVGVLAVALPMVAGFVISPWVYPLAPAGVAFLPFALFMAAAMSITAFPVMARILKDRGMTQTRLGRLALSSAAIADVFAWIMLACVLALIGTEPGGLLRTAVGMAVLTAVVFGALRPLYAWLLRRFAPSGEPTQMLLAALLLGMLACAFATEWLGLHAVFGAFLFGACLPRDERLLRYLVERLEYLAIVLLMPIFFALAGLNTTADAFVGAGMGALALVLLAAIFGKVFGGALGARVAGYGWRESFATGALMNARGLMELIVMKVGLDAGLIGPSLFTMLLVMALVTTVMTSPLLTLFAGRALLREDAQVRAPDPAR; translated from the coding sequence ATGAGCCATTCGCTCCTGTTGCTCCAGCTCGTCGTCATCCTCGCCACCGCGCGCCTGTGCGGCTTGTTGCTGCGCTTCCTCGGGCAGCCGGCGGTGATCGGCGAGATGGCGGCGGGGCTGGTGCTGGGGCCGATCGTGTTCGGTGCGATCGCGCCCGACCTCCACGCGCAGTTGTTCTCCAAGGCTTCGCTGGGCGGGCTGTCGTCGTTGTCCACGCTGGGCCTGGTGCTCTTCATGTTCATCGTCGGCGCGGAGTTGCGTGCGCCCGATGGCGTGCGTGCGCAGGTGCGCGCTGCGGGCCTGGTTGGCGTGCTCGCGGTGGCGTTGCCGATGGTGGCGGGCTTCGTGATTTCGCCGTGGGTGTATCCGCTGGCGCCGGCCGGTGTCGCGTTCCTGCCGTTCGCGTTGTTCATGGCGGCGGCGATGTCGATCACCGCGTTCCCGGTGATGGCGCGGATCCTCAAGGATCGCGGCATGACGCAGACGCGCCTGGGACGGCTCGCGTTGAGCTCGGCGGCGATCGCGGACGTGTTCGCCTGGATCATGCTGGCGTGCGTGCTCGCGCTGATCGGCACCGAGCCCGGCGGGCTGCTCCGCACGGCTGTCGGGATGGCGGTGCTCACCGCCGTCGTCTTCGGTGCGTTGCGGCCGTTGTATGCGTGGCTGCTGCGGCGCTTCGCGCCGAGCGGCGAGCCCACGCAGATGCTGCTGGCTGCGTTGTTGTTGGGCATGCTGGCGTGCGCATTCGCGACGGAATGGCTGGGGCTGCACGCGGTGTTCGGGGCGTTCCTCTTCGGCGCGTGCCTGCCGCGCGACGAGCGCTTGCTGCGCTACCTCGTCGAGCGCCTGGAATACCTGGCCATCGTGCTGCTGATGCCGATCTTCTTCGCGCTGGCGGGCTTGAACACGACGGCCGATGCATTCGTCGGCGCCGGCATGGGCGCGCTCGCGCTGGTGCTGTTGGCGGCGATCTTCGGCAAGGTCTTCGGCGGTGCGCTCGGTGCACGCGTGGCCGGCTATGGCTGGCGCGAGAGTTTCGCGACCGGCGCGCTGATGAACGCGCGCGGCCTGATGGAGCTGATCGTGATGAAGGTGGGCCTCGACGCCGGCCTGATCGGCCCGTCGTTGTTCACGATGCTGCTGGTGATGGCGTTGGTGACGACGGTGATGACGTCGCCGTTGCTTACCTTGTTTGCGGGGCGCGCGTTGTTGCGGGAAGACGCGCAGGTCCGCGCGCCGGATCCCGCGCGCTAG
- a CDS encoding LolA-related protein — translation MNNATQRAALATMFLLAMALPCAAAPSDASPEPADAGWILARLKRPSPTRTDFVELRGSPLLKAPLRIEGEYKRPTDDTLVREVHAPYAETTTIRGGEVSIARGGKARKFSLSRAPELQGLQASFGAMLAGDRVQLERFYRIEASGTRQQWSLRLAPKDKALAAKVQDIVLLGRGAELRCIETRPVKGDLQRTLLAGAARSATGVTDAAALAKLCRPQ, via the coding sequence ATGAACAACGCGACCCAACGCGCAGCACTCGCGACGATGTTCCTGCTGGCCATGGCGCTGCCGTGCGCAGCGGCCCCGTCGGACGCGTCGCCTGAGCCCGCCGATGCGGGCTGGATCCTCGCGCGCCTGAAGCGGCCTTCGCCCACGCGCACCGACTTCGTCGAACTGCGCGGCTCGCCCCTGTTGAAGGCGCCGCTGCGCATCGAAGGCGAATACAAGCGCCCGACCGACGACACGCTGGTGCGCGAAGTGCACGCGCCGTACGCGGAGACCACGACGATCCGCGGCGGGGAAGTCTCGATCGCGCGCGGCGGCAAGGCGCGGAAGTTCTCGCTCTCTCGCGCGCCGGAACTGCAGGGCCTGCAGGCGAGCTTCGGCGCGATGCTCGCCGGCGACCGCGTGCAACTCGAACGCTTCTATCGCATCGAAGCCAGCGGCACGCGCCAGCAGTGGTCACTGCGGCTGGCACCGAAGGACAAGGCACTCGCGGCGAAAGTGCAGGACATCGTGCTGCTCGGCCGCGGCGCCGAACTGCGCTGCATCGAAACGCGCCCGGTGAAGGGCGACCTGCAGCGCACCTTGCTCGCGGGCGCCGCGCGCAGCGCCACCGGCGTGACCGACGCCGCCGCGCTCGCCAAGTTGTGCCGTCCGCAATGA
- the fabG gene encoding 3-oxoacyl-ACP reductase FabG → MTQQRRALVTGGSGDIGGAICRQLAADGLHVIVHANANVARADAVVAAIREAGGSADAIAFDVADGEATRVAIASLLADGPIQVVVNNAGIHDDAPMAGMTDAQWKRVVDVSLHGFFHVTQPLLLPMARTRWGRIVSVSSVAAVLGNRGQTNYAAAKAALHGATKSLAREMASRNITANVVAPGVVAGAMADGAFAPEMVKQMVPAGRAGTPDEIAAVVRFLCSDAAAYVNGQVIGVDGGMS, encoded by the coding sequence ATGACCCAGCAACGACGCGCGCTCGTCACCGGCGGCAGCGGCGACATCGGCGGTGCGATCTGCCGGCAGCTCGCCGCCGACGGACTGCACGTGATCGTGCATGCGAATGCGAACGTCGCGCGTGCCGACGCCGTCGTGGCCGCGATCCGCGAAGCGGGTGGCAGCGCGGACGCCATCGCCTTCGACGTGGCCGACGGCGAGGCGACGCGCGTGGCCATCGCGTCGTTGCTCGCCGACGGCCCGATCCAGGTCGTCGTCAACAACGCCGGCATCCACGACGACGCGCCGATGGCCGGCATGACCGACGCGCAGTGGAAGCGCGTGGTCGACGTCTCGCTGCACGGCTTCTTCCACGTGACGCAACCGCTGCTGCTGCCGATGGCGCGCACGCGCTGGGGCCGCATCGTGAGCGTCTCGTCCGTCGCGGCCGTGCTCGGCAACCGCGGACAGACCAATTACGCCGCGGCCAAGGCCGCGTTGCACGGCGCGACGAAATCCCTCGCGCGCGAAATGGCCTCGCGCAACATCACCGCCAACGTGGTCGCGCCCGGCGTCGTCGCCGGCGCGATGGCGGATGGGGCGTTCGCGCCGGAGATGGTCAAGCAGATGGTCCCGGCCGGTCGCGCGGGCACGCCGGACGAGATCGCGGCGGTCGTGCGCTTCCTGTGTTCCGACGCGGCCGCGTACGTCAACGGCCAGGTGATCGGCGTCGACGGCGGGATGAGCTAG